The following proteins are co-located in the Chryseobacterium daecheongense genome:
- the rpe gene encoding ribulose-phosphate 3-epimerase yields the protein MKTKLIAPSLLSADFGNLQRDIEMLNNSQADWFHIDVMDGRFVPNISFGFPVMKTVQKHAKKFVDVHLMIVEPEKYVEEFIDHGADLISVHYEACTHLHRTIHLIQSRGAKAGVVLNPSTPVLMLEDIIADVDLVLLMSVNPGFGGQKFIENTYKKIAETKDLILTNNSTALIEVDGGVNLDNASKLFEAGADVLVAGNAVFSSENPERTIELLKI from the coding sequence ATGAAAACTAAGCTAATTGCTCCTTCCCTTTTATCAGCAGACTTCGGGAATCTGCAAAGAGATATTGAAATGTTGAACAATTCTCAGGCAGACTGGTTCCATATTGACGTGATGGATGGGAGATTTGTACCGAACATTTCATTTGGTTTTCCTGTAATGAAAACGGTTCAGAAGCATGCCAAAAAATTTGTTGATGTTCATTTAATGATCGTTGAACCGGAAAAATATGTTGAGGAATTTATTGACCACGGAGCAGATTTAATTTCTGTACATTATGAAGCTTGCACACACCTGCACAGAACGATCCACCTTATTCAGAGCAGAGGCGCTAAGGCAGGAGTTGTACTGAATCCTTCCACTCCGGTTTTAATGCTGGAAGATATCATAGCAGATGTAGATCTGGTATTGTTGATGAGTGTAAATCCAGGATTCGGGGGACAAAAATTTATTGAGAACACCTATAAGAAGATTGCTGAGACCAAAGACCTGATCTTAACCAATAATTCCACTGCTCTTATTGAAGTGGATGGTGGTGTTAACCTGGATAATGCATCGAAATTATTCGAAGCAGGCGCAGATGTTCTGGTGGCAGGAAATGCTGTTTTCTCTTCTGAAAATCCTGAGAGAACAATTGAGCTGTTAAAAATTTAA
- a CDS encoding M42 family peptidase produces MKFEKKSLKFLEKYLNTSSPTGYEHKGQEVWMDYIRPYVDKIEVDHYGTCYGIINPEAEFKVVIEAHADEISWYVNYITDDGLIYVIRNGGSDQTIAPSKVVHIHGENGIVKGVFGWPAIHTRSNNQNEPTPKIENIFIDCGATSKKEVEEMGIYVGCMITYPDEFFEMNNRYFVCRALDNRIGGFMIAEVARLLKENKKTIPFGLYITNSVQEEVGLYGADMIADTIKPNIAIVTDVTHDTTTPMIEKKKEGDQKCGNGPVIFFAPSVHHTIRELIIDTAKTKKIPFQRAAASRSTGTDTDAFAHSNGGVPSALISLPLRYMHTTVEMVSKEDVGNVISLIYETILKIQPEMKLKYH; encoded by the coding sequence ATGAAATTTGAAAAGAAATCTTTAAAATTTTTAGAAAAATACCTAAATACATCATCTCCGACGGGTTACGAGCACAAAGGACAGGAAGTCTGGATGGATTATATCAGACCTTATGTAGACAAAATTGAAGTTGATCACTATGGAACCTGCTATGGAATTATCAATCCTGAAGCTGAATTCAAGGTAGTCATTGAAGCGCATGCTGATGAGATCTCGTGGTATGTGAATTATATTACGGACGACGGATTAATTTATGTAATAAGAAACGGAGGTTCCGACCAAACGATAGCTCCTTCAAAAGTAGTTCATATCCATGGAGAAAACGGGATTGTAAAGGGTGTGTTCGGATGGCCTGCAATTCACACCCGCAGCAATAATCAAAATGAGCCTACTCCTAAAATTGAAAATATCTTCATCGATTGTGGAGCAACTTCTAAAAAAGAAGTTGAAGAAATGGGTATCTATGTAGGATGTATGATTACTTATCCTGACGAATTCTTCGAAATGAATAATCGCTATTTCGTGTGCAGGGCTTTAGATAACAGAATCGGTGGATTTATGATTGCAGAAGTAGCCAGATTATTAAAAGAAAATAAAAAAACAATTCCTTTCGGTCTGTACATTACAAATTCTGTTCAGGAAGAAGTAGGCTTGTACGGTGCAGATATGATTGCCGATACTATAAAGCCCAACATCGCCATCGTGACAGATGTAACACATGATACAACCACTCCTATGATCGAGAAGAAAAAAGAAGGTGATCAGAAGTGTGGTAACGGGCCGGTGATTTTCTTTGCTCCAAGTGTGCATCATACCATCAGGGAACTGATTATAGATACTGCAAAAACAAAGAAAATCCCATTCCAAAGAGCTGCAGCCAGCAGATCTACAGGAACGGATACTGATGCATTTGCCCATTCTAATGGTGGTGTTCCCAGTGCATTGATTTCATTACCTTTGCGCTATATGCACACAACAGTAGAAATGGTTTCAAAAGAAGATGTAGGAAACGTGATATCCCTGATCTATGAAACTATTTTAAAGATCCAGCCGGAAATGAAATTGAAATACCATTAA
- a CDS encoding multidrug effflux MFS transporter: MKKLSIIVFILALLNTLESLSIDLYLPAFPVMAKIFGTDIGHIQISISIFFAGFAIGQLLWGPLSDKKGRKPMLYCGLILFMIGAVAIIFTENIYVLWIMRFLQAFGGSAGIVIGRAIVIDLYDKEKAVTIFSKQSQISGIAPIVAPLMGSIFLRFWGWNSAFSFLSILGAITLFLVVKYIPETNSRIASPETSETEIQLKKQLKVIISNRDFINNTIIGSIAFASLIIYISNAPFLFMEIHGFSSEVFSFIFAFNSMALIFAAYITPKLTQRVKDTRILFSAAILLLSMSCLHLFISLGQLFVGLEVAVLFSSLIAIGLLFPITTAHALSPFKEGRGTAAALMGFIQLMVTFLMSAIVGFLESQSIMPMIIARIALAGIAVFFAYRTFLAKKVYA, translated from the coding sequence ATGAAAAAACTGAGTATTATTGTATTTATTCTGGCTCTTTTAAACACGCTCGAATCTTTAAGTATAGATCTTTATCTTCCTGCTTTTCCTGTTATGGCAAAAATTTTCGGAACCGATATAGGGCATATCCAGATTTCTATTTCCATTTTTTTTGCCGGTTTTGCTATCGGGCAGCTACTATGGGGACCGTTATCTGATAAAAAGGGGAGGAAGCCTATGCTGTATTGCGGATTAATCCTATTTATGATTGGAGCCGTTGCTATTATCTTTACCGAAAATATATATGTGTTGTGGATCATGCGTTTTCTTCAGGCTTTTGGAGGAAGTGCCGGGATTGTCATTGGTAGGGCCATTGTAATAGACCTCTACGACAAAGAAAAAGCGGTAACTATCTTTTCGAAGCAATCTCAGATAAGCGGGATTGCTCCCATTGTAGCACCATTAATGGGAAGTATTTTTCTGAGGTTTTGGGGATGGAACAGTGCGTTTAGCTTTTTAAGCATTTTAGGAGCTATCACATTATTTCTTGTTGTTAAGTATATTCCGGAAACCAATTCCCGGATAGCATCACCTGAAACTTCGGAAACTGAAATCCAATTAAAAAAACAGCTGAAAGTTATTATTTCCAATAGAGATTTTATCAACAATACTATTATCGGGAGTATTGCTTTTGCATCACTGATTATTTATATTTCCAATGCTCCATTCCTTTTTATGGAAATTCATGGATTTTCCAGTGAAGTATTCAGCTTTATATTTGCCTTTAATTCCATGGCATTAATATTTGCAGCCTATATTACTCCGAAATTAACCCAGAGAGTTAAGGATACCCGAATTTTATTTTCTGCTGCTATCCTGTTGTTGTCAATGAGCTGTTTACATTTATTTATATCTCTGGGCCAATTGTTCGTGGGATTGGAAGTTGCGGTTCTGTTTTCTTCTCTTATAGCAATAGGACTTCTTTTTCCTATTACTACTGCCCATGCATTATCTCCTTTTAAAGAGGGTCGTGGTACAGCTGCAGCTCTGATGGGATTTATTCAGTTAATGGTTACCTTCCTCATGTCAGCTATAGTTGGTTTTTTAGAATCTCAATCCATTATGCCCATGATTATAGCGCGGATCGCACTGGCAGGGATTGCTGTCTTTTTTGCTTATAGAACTTTTTTGGCAAAAAAGGTTTACGCTTAG
- a CDS encoding alpha-L-fucosidase, producing MRNKWIIAFLLGTLVAGNSNAQNKPNPKKMEWFQDAKLGIFIHWGIYSVDGISESWSFFNNYINHENYMKQLNGFSAAKYNPAYWTKLIKNSGAQYSVITTKHHDGVSLWDSQAEKATTIVKNSIAQKDVLSPFIDELKKSGLKTGLYYSLPDWSHPYYDINTRTKKRYEIKNDPGRWQNFIQYYQSQLNDLSDRYHPDLLWFDGDWEHTSEEWQASKTLDNLKKYNPDIIINSRLTNHGDYETPEQGIPVISPQSEYWELCYTMNDSWGYQPFDQHYKTPNMIIRTLADVISMGGNLLLDIGPKADGTIPEEQVKILQNLGRWTSKYPEAIYGTRRGLPFENYKGKSAISKDHKKLYLYLEEAKNFTKIYGLKSFPVSAEVLSDPNAKVNMVTDPAGNLTLHISNVQFDQDVTVIELTFNKEIQFKAPHKGDIPSLKQLTDHSDTSAAVYEIAEQLHNGNNLLGHSGLTADGMDMSIPKTSKTNTKTLSWISDHAEALFETGKGLPDGHYAGMSALSKDKQTLYLFVEGIPTGPVALKGIKNSISRIRIVGEGSMIDHTVYNKLYWSDRPGIIYIDIPKERLDKEMTVIAILLDKPLELYREKVGAIESNL from the coding sequence ATGAGAAATAAGTGGATCATTGCCTTTTTGTTGGGAACTTTGGTTGCAGGAAATAGCAATGCACAAAATAAGCCCAACCCGAAAAAAATGGAATGGTTTCAGGATGCCAAACTGGGGATCTTTATTCACTGGGGAATCTATTCGGTAGATGGAATTTCGGAATCCTGGTCTTTTTTTAATAACTACATTAACCATGAAAATTATATGAAGCAGCTGAATGGATTTTCTGCTGCGAAATATAATCCAGCCTACTGGACAAAACTTATTAAAAATTCGGGGGCACAATATTCCGTAATCACCACAAAGCACCATGATGGGGTTTCTCTCTGGGACTCTCAGGCCGAAAAAGCGACTACTATTGTAAAAAATTCAATAGCCCAAAAAGATGTTCTCTCACCCTTTATTGACGAACTTAAAAAATCAGGGTTAAAAACTGGTCTTTACTATTCTCTGCCGGACTGGAGCCATCCTTATTATGATATCAACACCAGAACAAAGAAGAGATATGAAATTAAGAATGATCCAGGACGATGGCAAAACTTCATCCAATATTATCAGTCACAACTCAATGATCTGTCAGACCGTTACCACCCCGATCTTTTATGGTTTGATGGCGATTGGGAACATACTTCTGAGGAATGGCAGGCATCAAAAACTTTAGACAATTTAAAAAAATATAATCCAGATATTATTATCAATTCAAGGTTAACCAATCATGGAGATTACGAAACTCCTGAGCAAGGAATCCCGGTCATCAGCCCTCAAAGTGAATACTGGGAATTATGTTATACCATGAATGATTCATGGGGATACCAACCTTTTGATCAACATTATAAAACTCCTAATATGATTATCAGAACATTGGCAGATGTAATCAGTATGGGTGGTAATTTACTTCTGGATATCGGTCCTAAAGCAGATGGAACCATTCCGGAAGAGCAAGTAAAAATCCTCCAAAACCTGGGACGCTGGACCTCTAAATATCCTGAGGCTATATATGGAACACGCCGGGGCTTGCCTTTTGAAAACTACAAAGGAAAATCTGCAATATCTAAAGATCATAAAAAACTGTATCTGTATCTTGAGGAAGCTAAAAATTTCACAAAAATATATGGGTTAAAATCCTTCCCGGTTTCTGCAGAAGTTCTTAGTGATCCCAATGCAAAGGTAAATATGGTAACGGATCCTGCAGGAAACCTGACTTTACATATTTCTAATGTACAATTTGATCAGGATGTGACTGTTATTGAGCTTACTTTTAATAAGGAAATTCAGTTTAAAGCCCCCCATAAAGGAGATATTCCATCTTTAAAACAACTCACTGATCATTCCGATACTTCTGCCGCTGTCTATGAAATTGCTGAACAGCTTCATAATGGCAATAATCTCCTGGGCCATTCCGGACTTACCGCAGATGGGATGGATATGAGCATTCCAAAGACTTCAAAAACGAATACGAAAACTTTATCATGGATCAGCGATCATGCCGAAGCTCTTTTTGAAACCGGAAAAGGATTACCGGATGGGCATTATGCGGGTATGAGTGCCCTTTCAAAAGATAAACAAACTCTTTATCTTTTTGTAGAAGGAATTCCCACGGGGCCGGTTGCTTTAAAAGGAATTAAAAATAGCATTTCAAGAATTCGTATTGTTGGGGAAGGTTCCATGATCGACCATACTGTTTACAATAAATTGTACTGGAGTGACCGGCCTGGAATTATCTATATTGACATTCCAAAAGAAAGGCTGGATAAAGAAATGACAGTCATTGCTATACTTCTGGATAAACCATTGGAATTATACCGTGAAAAAGTAGGTGCTATAGAAAGTAATTTATAG
- the rsgA gene encoding ribosome small subunit-dependent GTPase A, with the protein MKGKIIKSTGSWYQVLEMETGRIFEARIRGKFKLIKTRLTNPLAVGDYVEFQLEQDDIAWITKIEPRKNYLIRKSVNLSKEAHIIASNIDLACFIFTLRYPETSLGFLDRFLACCEAYNIVPLILFNKIDVLNEEEIEIVKDIEFMYQEIGYDTLEISSYSKLNLDQLQEILKDKTSVFFGHSGCGKSTLVNAMQPGLNLKTSEISDSHLKGKHTTTFAQMHFWNFGGNVIDTPGVREFAMIDIEKEEVQHYFPEIFKKREDCKFHNCMHINEPKCAVVAALETGEIQHSRYSTYIKLMDEAEEASQK; encoded by the coding sequence ATGAAAGGAAAAATTATTAAATCTACAGGAAGCTGGTACCAGGTTCTGGAAATGGAAACCGGTAGAATTTTCGAAGCCAGAATTCGCGGCAAGTTTAAACTTATCAAAACCCGGCTTACGAATCCTTTGGCTGTAGGAGATTATGTAGAGTTTCAGCTGGAACAGGATGATATTGCCTGGATTACTAAAATAGAACCACGAAAGAATTATCTGATAAGGAAATCGGTAAACCTTTCCAAAGAAGCTCATATTATAGCTTCTAATATTGATCTTGCATGTTTCATTTTTACACTTCGGTATCCGGAAACTTCTCTGGGATTTTTAGATCGTTTTTTAGCGTGTTGTGAAGCATATAATATTGTACCTCTTATTTTATTTAATAAAATTGATGTCCTGAATGAAGAAGAAATAGAGATCGTAAAAGATATAGAGTTTATGTATCAGGAAATCGGATATGATACACTTGAGATATCATCTTACTCTAAACTTAATCTGGATCAGCTTCAGGAAATTTTAAAAGATAAAACTTCTGTATTTTTCGGCCATTCTGGTTGTGGGAAATCCACATTGGTTAACGCAATGCAGCCCGGATTAAATCTAAAGACTTCAGAAATTTCAGATAGCCATCTGAAAGGAAAACATACGACTACGTTTGCCCAAATGCATTTTTGGAATTTTGGAGGAAATGTTATTGATACACCCGGAGTAAGGGAATTTGCGATGATTGATATAGAAAAAGAAGAAGTACAACATTACTTTCCTGAAATTTTCAAAAAAAGGGAAGACTGTAAATTCCATAACTGTATGCATATCAATGAACCTAAATGCGCAGTAGTGGCTGCCCTGGAAACAGGAGAAATTCAGCATTCCCGATATTCTACCTATATAAAATTAATGGATGAAGCAGAAGAGGCTTCTCAAAAATAG
- a CDS encoding nucleoside-diphosphate kinase → MSNITFTMIKPDAVADGHIGAILGKIAEGGFKIKALKLTQLTVADAKKFYEVHAERPFYGELVEFMSSGPIVAAVLEKDNAVEDFRTLIGATNPAEAAEGTIRKMFARSIGENAVHGSDSDENALIEAQFHFSGREIF, encoded by the coding sequence ATGTCTAACATTACATTCACTATGATTAAGCCTGACGCAGTTGCAGACGGACATATCGGTGCTATATTAGGTAAAATTGCAGAAGGAGGTTTTAAAATCAAAGCTTTGAAGTTAACTCAACTTACTGTAGCTGATGCTAAAAAATTCTATGAAGTACATGCTGAAAGACCTTTCTATGGGGAATTAGTAGAATTCATGAGCTCAGGACCAATTGTTGCAGCTGTTTTAGAAAAAGACAATGCAGTGGAAGATTTCAGAACTCTTATCGGTGCAACAAACCCTGCTGAAGCTGCAGAAGGAACTATCAGAAAAATGTTTGCAAGAAGCATAGGAGAGAATGCCGTTCACGGTTCAGATTCTGACGAAAATGCTCTTATCGAAGCACAATTCCATTTTTCCGGAAGAGAGATCTTTTAA
- the dnaX gene encoding DNA polymerase III subunit gamma/tau gives MENFIVSARKYRPQEFDTVVGQSHITDTLEHAIEENQLAQALLFCGPRGVGKTTCARILARKINEKDGSVSEDGFAYNIYELDAASNNSVDDIRELIDQVRFAPQVGQYKVYIIDEVHMLSSAAFNAFLKTLEEPPAHAIFILATTEKHKIIPTILSRCQIYDFKRIVIEDIQGHLRNIAEKENIQYEDDALYLIAQKADGALRDALSIFDRLSTFSQKNITLAKAAEVLNILDYDQYLNILDLAKDNKIPETLSAFNEIVKKGFDPHIFIAGLGNHCRDLMMAQNASTIDLIEIGEKTKTKFVEQSQKWNVQQLIDAIEICNHADINYKNSKNPRLTVEIALMQLCSLTAQADVAKKKSL, from the coding sequence ATGGAAAATTTTATCGTATCTGCAAGAAAATACCGCCCGCAAGAGTTTGACACTGTTGTTGGACAATCCCATATTACAGATACTTTAGAACATGCAATTGAAGAGAACCAGTTAGCACAGGCTCTACTATTTTGTGGGCCTCGTGGTGTTGGTAAGACAACCTGTGCCAGAATTCTGGCCAGAAAGATCAACGAAAAGGATGGTTCCGTTTCAGAAGACGGTTTTGCTTATAATATTTATGAGCTCGATGCTGCCTCAAACAACTCAGTGGATGATATTCGGGAACTGATCGACCAGGTTCGTTTTGCACCGCAGGTTGGCCAGTATAAGGTATACATTATTGATGAGGTGCATATGCTGTCTTCTGCAGCCTTCAATGCTTTTCTTAAAACACTGGAAGAGCCGCCCGCTCACGCAATTTTTATTCTTGCAACAACGGAAAAACATAAGATCATTCCTACGATTTTATCCCGTTGCCAGATATATGATTTCAAAAGGATCGTTATTGAGGATATTCAGGGGCATTTAAGAAATATAGCCGAGAAAGAAAATATCCAATATGAAGATGATGCTTTATATCTTATTGCGCAGAAAGCAGACGGTGCATTAAGGGATGCCCTTTCGATTTTCGACAGGCTTTCTACATTCTCCCAGAAAAATATTACATTGGCTAAAGCTGCTGAAGTACTTAATATTCTTGATTACGATCAGTATCTCAATATTCTGGACCTGGCTAAAGACAATAAGATTCCTGAAACCCTTTCCGCATTCAATGAAATTGTAAAAAAAGGTTTTGATCCGCATATTTTTATCGCAGGACTTGGAAACCATTGTAGGGACCTCATGATGGCTCAAAATGCTTCAACGATAGATTTAATTGAGATAGGAGAGAAAACAAAAACTAAATTTGTAGAGCAAAGCCAGAAATGGAATGTTCAGCAATTGATTGATGCCATTGAAATCTGCAACCATGCAGACATCAACTATAAAAATTCCAAAAACCCGAGACTTACTGTAGAAATTGCATTAATGCAATTATGTTCATTGACTGCCCAGGCAGACGTTGCTAAAAAAAAAAGTTTATAA
- a CDS encoding helix-turn-helix domain-containing protein, whose product MSEEKHIPVHNLTYQEFQLTTLENGHPENFNDVHRHNFFEILWFKEVKDDSHLELDFENYHLKNNQICIIAPGQVFNMKLRGEKGYVFAISREIFQEICDVELILTNGAAPFFPDNESRKNCQGIIKLLEDEYHGNCRMNLIKAYLKAFCIIITEDLTSQEPLLHDKQRIQKLITLIDTYYITQKETRFYAEKLSISAHHLNDIVRISRGTTVKKMIAQRLLLEAKRELSFGALTVKEVAFRLGFNDSSYFSRFFKKHSGYSPEQFKNMND is encoded by the coding sequence ATGAGTGAGGAAAAGCATATTCCTGTTCATAACCTTACCTATCAGGAATTTCAGCTGACCACTTTGGAAAATGGACATCCTGAAAATTTTAATGACGTCCACAGGCATAATTTTTTTGAGATCCTGTGGTTCAAAGAGGTAAAAGATGATAGTCATCTTGAACTTGATTTTGAAAATTATCACCTCAAAAATAATCAGATATGTATTATAGCTCCGGGACAGGTGTTCAATATGAAGCTCCGGGGTGAAAAAGGATACGTCTTTGCCATAAGCCGGGAAATCTTCCAGGAAATTTGTGACGTGGAACTCATCCTTACCAATGGGGCAGCTCCTTTTTTTCCTGATAATGAAAGCCGGAAAAATTGCCAGGGGATCATTAAGCTGCTTGAGGACGAATACCATGGAAATTGCCGGATGAATTTAATCAAAGCTTATTTAAAAGCTTTTTGTATTATTATCACAGAGGATCTTACTTCACAAGAGCCTTTACTCCATGACAAGCAACGTATACAAAAGCTCATTACGCTGATCGATACCTACTATATTACACAGAAAGAAACCCGATTCTACGCAGAAAAACTTAGCATAAGCGCTCATCATCTTAATGACATTGTGCGGATTTCACGAGGGACAACAGTAAAAAAAATGATCGCTCAACGCCTTTTACTTGAGGCAAAAAGAGAGTTAAGTTTTGGAGCACTGACAGTAAAAGAAGTAGCCTTCAGATTAGGCTTTAATGATTCTTCTTATTTTTCCCGTTTTTTTAAGAAGCATTCAGGGTACAGCCCCGAACAATTCAAAAATATGAATGACTGA
- a CDS encoding DUF4294 domain-containing protein gives MNFSKIFCLFLFFFGIGVFGQTDSIIAKPLSQYPPEELKVDEFGNKYYYDERQKAKFYEINGETVVVMDELVLLNKPKFNNQLDRNYYYFLNKKLYRVYPLFVAALQQYRDIQKEMTNLDSKAKRKYVRDRQNILADQYEKQLRDLTTTEGQVFAKLMNRATGKNVYEIIKELRGGWSAFWWNVKGKMASIDLKDQYDPHRNRTDEFIESLLQSNWNSGYLQPYPGAGDFKIKK, from the coding sequence ATGAATTTTAGCAAGATTTTTTGTCTTTTTCTTTTCTTTTTTGGGATTGGTGTTTTTGGACAAACGGATTCTATTATTGCTAAACCCCTGAGCCAATACCCTCCGGAGGAGTTAAAAGTAGATGAATTTGGAAATAAATATTACTATGATGAAAGACAGAAAGCCAAATTCTATGAAATAAATGGAGAGACAGTTGTTGTGATGGATGAACTTGTCCTTCTCAACAAACCTAAATTCAATAACCAGCTGGACAGGAATTATTATTATTTTCTAAATAAAAAACTATACAGGGTATATCCTTTATTTGTAGCAGCTTTACAACAGTACAGGGATATTCAGAAAGAAATGACCAATCTCGACAGTAAGGCAAAAAGAAAATATGTAAGGGACCGTCAGAATATCCTGGCTGATCAGTACGAAAAGCAGTTACGCGATCTTACAACAACCGAAGGTCAGGTTTTTGCCAAGCTTATGAACAGGGCGACAGGAAAGAATGTTTATGAGATTATTAAAGAACTAAGGGGAGGATGGAGCGCTTTCTGGTGGAATGTTAAAGGTAAAATGGCCAGTATCGATCTTAAAGATCAATATGATCCTCATAGAAACAGAACAGATGAATTCATAGAATCACTATTACAATCCAACTGGAATTCAGGCTATCTTCAGCCATATCCGGGAGCCGGTGATTTTAAAATAAAAAAATAA
- a CDS encoding DUF1772 domain-containing protein — translation MIITKTKDMKMTTLILIITGTLTALIAGLFYAYSCSVVLGLGKLSDMEYLKAMQSINREILNPVFFLSFMGTAAMLPICTYIFRGQHPAFLLLLLATIIYLVGVFGVTVVGNIPMNDQLDQFNIGDATAEALKKVREAFENRWNLLNNIRSICSTISIVLVICACIWAKTE, via the coding sequence ATGATAATCACCAAAACAAAAGACATGAAAATGACAACACTTATTCTGATCATTACTGGAACACTTACAGCCCTTATTGCAGGATTATTCTATGCTTATTCCTGCTCGGTTGTACTGGGATTAGGGAAACTATCCGACATGGAGTACCTGAAAGCAATGCAGTCTATAAACCGTGAAATTCTCAATCCGGTCTTCTTCCTGAGTTTTATGGGAACGGCAGCGATGCTTCCTATTTGTACTTATATATTTAGAGGGCAGCATCCGGCTTTTCTCTTGCTTTTATTGGCTACAATAATTTATCTGGTTGGCGTTTTCGGGGTTACTGTGGTAGGTAATATACCTATGAATGATCAATTGGATCAGTTTAATATCGGAGATGCTACTGCCGAAGCATTAAAAAAAGTGCGTGAAGCTTTTGAAAACAGATGGAACCTTCTCAATAACATCAGGTCAATATGTTCTACCATCAGTATTGTTCTGGTTATTTGTGCCTGTATATGGGCTAAAACGGAATAG
- a CDS encoding chorismate mutase: protein MNLKDLKNDWINEFSQPLMIAGPCSAESEAQMLETARRIKETNAQVPVFRAGIWKPRTKPNGFEGVGVIGLNWLKKVKEEYGFKTATEVANAHHVFAALEADVDILWIGARSTVNPFTVQEIAMALRGTDKPVLVKNPVNPDLALWIGALERLVGQGIHNLGAIHRGFSTYQKTKYRNNPNWQIALDFKSQFPNIPMLIDPSHICGNRTGLADITQEAMNVGYQGAIIESHCNPDEAWSDASQQITPEVLAELIGNLKMRNAGLAGFDGEMGRHRTLISDLDFQLIELLSQRMKISEKIGKLKKENDIAIFQPERWKVITEYATQKAKETGMSQDFIEKVFKAIHEESIEVQNNIMIEK, encoded by the coding sequence ATGAATTTAAAAGATTTAAAAAACGATTGGATTAATGAGTTTTCACAGCCATTAATGATTGCCGGGCCATGCAGTGCTGAAAGTGAAGCTCAGATGTTGGAAACTGCGAGAAGGATAAAAGAAACCAATGCGCAGGTGCCTGTTTTCAGGGCAGGTATCTGGAAACCACGTACAAAACCCAATGGATTTGAGGGAGTCGGAGTTATTGGATTAAATTGGTTGAAAAAAGTAAAAGAAGAATACGGCTTCAAAACAGCTACCGAGGTAGCCAACGCACATCACGTTTTTGCCGCTTTGGAAGCAGATGTGGATATTCTTTGGATCGGAGCCCGTTCTACTGTGAATCCATTCACCGTTCAGGAAATTGCAATGGCTTTAAGAGGAACGGATAAACCTGTATTGGTTAAAAATCCTGTAAATCCGGATCTGGCATTATGGATCGGAGCCTTGGAAAGACTTGTAGGGCAAGGGATTCACAATCTGGGAGCTATACACAGAGGTTTCTCTACATACCAGAAAACAAAATACAGAAACAATCCGAACTGGCAGATTGCTCTGGATTTCAAAAGCCAGTTCCCGAATATTCCGATGCTGATTGATCCTTCCCATATTTGCGGAAACAGAACTGGATTGGCAGATATTACCCAGGAGGCAATGAACGTAGGTTACCAGGGAGCTATCATTGAAAGTCACTGTAATCCAGATGAAGCATGGAGCGATGCTTCACAGCAGATTACACCGGAAGTTTTAGCTGAACTTATTGGTAATCTAAAAATGAGAAATGCAGGATTAGCAGGATTTGACGGTGAAATGGGAAGACACAGAACGTTGATTTCTGATCTCGATTTTCAGTTAATTGAGCTTCTTTCCCAAAGGATGAAAATCTCTGAGAAAATTGGCAAGCTTAAAAAAGAGAATGATATCGCTATTTTCCAGCCGGAGCGTTGGAAAGTGATTACCGAATATGCTACTCAAAAAGCAAAAGAAACAGGAATGTCACAGGATTTTATTGAAAAGGTTTTCAAAGCGATACATGAAGAGTCGATTGAAGTACAGAACAATATTATGATTGAGAAATAA